A stretch of the Azospirillum thiophilum genome encodes the following:
- a CDS encoding THUMP domain-containing class I SAM-dependent RNA methyltransferase encodes MNTDSDFEIFMVATPGLESVLCAEAQARGFTNPTPVKGGVTVAGGWPEVWRANLEMRGATRILARVASFRAFHLAQLDKRARRVPWADFLRTDVPVRVEVSCKGSRIYHAGAAAQRIQRAIAEELGAPIIREAPEAGEPGVSIKARIDDDLCTISVDSSGESLHKRNHKEAVHKAPMRETLAALFLRHCGYDGREPLPVVDPMCGSGTFPIEAAEIAAGLKPGRSRSFAFEQLAGFDPAVWQSLRGAGTVTEPAVRFYGSDRDAGAIAMSRANAERAGVSAWTDFRQHSVSDLVAPEGPPGLVIVNPPYGARLGTDRKALVPLYHALGQTLKQGFAGWRVAVITNEPSLAQATELPFGEGGVSVSNGGLRVTLHLTGALG; translated from the coding sequence ATGAACACCGACAGCGACTTCGAAATCTTCATGGTGGCCACCCCCGGCCTGGAATCCGTGCTGTGCGCGGAAGCCCAGGCCCGCGGTTTCACGAACCCGACCCCGGTGAAGGGCGGCGTGACCGTTGCCGGCGGCTGGCCGGAGGTCTGGCGGGCCAATCTGGAGATGCGCGGCGCGACCCGCATCCTGGCCCGCGTCGCCTCCTTCCGCGCCTTCCATCTGGCGCAGCTCGACAAACGGGCGCGCCGCGTTCCCTGGGCCGACTTCCTGCGCACCGACGTTCCGGTGCGGGTCGAGGTGTCGTGCAAGGGCTCGCGCATCTACCATGCCGGCGCCGCCGCCCAGCGCATCCAGCGCGCCATCGCCGAGGAGCTGGGCGCCCCGATCATCCGCGAGGCCCCCGAGGCGGGCGAGCCGGGCGTGTCGATCAAGGCCCGCATCGACGACGACCTCTGCACCATCAGCGTCGACAGCTCGGGAGAGTCGCTGCACAAGCGCAACCACAAGGAAGCGGTCCACAAGGCGCCGATGCGCGAGACGCTGGCGGCGCTGTTCCTGCGCCATTGCGGTTATGACGGGCGGGAGCCGCTGCCGGTGGTGGACCCGATGTGCGGCTCCGGCACCTTCCCGATCGAGGCGGCCGAGATCGCCGCCGGCCTGAAGCCCGGCCGCTCGCGCAGCTTCGCCTTCGAACAGCTCGCCGGCTTCGACCCCGCCGTCTGGCAGAGCCTGCGCGGGGCCGGGACGGTCACGGAGCCTGCGGTCCGCTTCTACGGCAGCGACCGCGATGCCGGCGCCATCGCCATGAGCCGCGCCAATGCCGAGCGGGCCGGCGTCTCGGCCTGGACCGACTTCCGCCAGCATTCCGTCAGCGACCTCGTGGCGCCGGAGGGCCCCCCCGGCCTCGTCATCGTCAACCCGCCCTATGGCGCCCGGCTCGGCACCGACCGCAAGGCGCTGGTGCCGCTCTACCATGCGCTGGGCCAGACCTTGAAGCAGGGCTTCGCCGGCTGGCGCGTCGCCGTCATCACCAACGAGCCGTCCCTGGCCCAGGCGACCGAACTGCCCTTCGGCGAGGGCGGCGTGTCGGTGTCGAACGGCGGCCTGCGGGTGACGCTGCATCTGACCGGGGCGCTCGGGTAA